The Candidatus Bathyarchaeia archaeon sequence CCTTGATGTAAGCGTAGACGAGGTCTTCTAACGCGTTCCCCCCTCCTCCTTCAGGCACAACGATGAACCCCTTAACTTTACCCTTCACAGTCTCAGCCTTAGGCTCAGGGAACTTTTCCTTCATCATCTCCTCGGCTACTATGCTGGATTCCTTCAAGACTTGGCTGGCCTCCTCGCTGATGGAGGCTTCTAAGGATGGGTGGTCCTCAACCTCGCCCGCTTCGAGGCTCATGTCTTGGAGCATGGTGTTGATTTGGTCAAGCTCGACGGCAACCTCGGGGACGATGCCGGCGATCTTATCCTTTGTTTCCCTTACGACGTCTATGACTGGGGATACGTGGACTAGGACTTCTCCGAAGCTTTCTATGGTTTGAAGCCTAAGGATTACCCTCTCCAGGGCCAGTTGACTGGTTAAAACGATCTTGGCGATTTTCCTAATTTCAGCGCACTCGTTGGCGTAGACCTTGGCGTGGCTTTCATCCTTGGCCAGCTGGGCGCTGATGCATCGGTGGAACATCTCTCTGTCCCTTTGCTGGAGCTTGGAGGCCATGTGGTCGAGTGTTTCCCGCTGCTCCTCTAATCGGAAAATGGCTTGGGCGATCTTCTCCCTAAGGGGAGTGGGCTTAATCTTTTCTCCTAGTTTTCTTAGGAATGAGATGACCGCCACCCAGCCTAAGCGTTTTCTTTTGTTTTCACGTAAACCATGTCGGGGATCTTGTCTTCCATCAAATGTTTAGGGTCTTCCCAGTTTGGCTCTTCGGAGAGGTCGGCGGAGGATAAGAAGTTGAGTACTTCTGTGAGAAACTTTTTTTCAGAGAGAATTCTTTTAAACCCGTTGTTCACGGCGTCGTAGATGACTTGGTAATGTTTATCGTTGATTTCCCCTGACATGTGCTGCATCTTGCTGTTGGCGAGGAATATCTCCAGCTCTTTTATCTGCCCCTCTAGGGTTTTATTCCTCTCGTTGAGGCTTTCCACTAAGACGTTTTTCTGCTCCTGAAGCTCCTCGATGGCTGAGGTATGCTGGGTTTTAAGCTCCTCGTAGAGCTCCTTTTCGATGTCTCCGTTTCGAAACAGCTCGTCTAGGGCTTTTATCCTCCGGGATACGAGGTCGAACTGCTGCTTTAACCCATTGGCCTCGAACTCCCATGGGTGGATGTAGTTGACGTGGTCTTCGTCCAGGGAGATTTGGGAAATCGGGCAGTTGAAGAAGTCTCCGTTGCTTAACTCCACCTCCACGGAGGTGGCGATGTTCTTAGTGTTGGCGTAGTAGCCTACGATTCTGCCTATGGGTCTTTCATGCATGTCGTAGATTTGTTTTCCAATCAGCTCCCTGACTTTTTCAGCTTTCAATTCACCTCTCCTCAAGGCGTTACTGTGATTCCTCCATTAACCGGGCTGGTTGAGGCAGCTCAGGGAACCTTTCCTTCAAGGTCTGCTCAGCCACCGCGGCGGCTTCCCTGATGATTTTCTCAGCCTCCTCGCCTTCAGCCACCGTTGGCTCCTCAACGCCTACGGCTTCACCGAACTCCACGGCGATTTCGTCTAGGCTTCGGCATATGTCGTTAAGCTCGAAGGAAACCTCAGGCATCAAACCGGATATCTGGTCTTTAATGGAGCGGATCACTGAGGCCACTGGCGTCATCATGGCGGCGATGTCCCCGAACTGTTTAACGGTTTCAAGCCTCAGGATGACCTTGTCGAGGGCGAGTTGACAGCTTAACGCGGTTCTCACCATTTTTCTAAGCTCAGCGCACTCGTTCGCGTACATCACCGCCCTAGCCCTATCCCTGGAAAGCTGTGAATCGACGCATTTTTTGAATAGCCTTTGATCTTGGCTCTGTATTCTTGCTGTTAAGGTTTCCAGTTTGTTTTTCTGTATCTTAAGCCTGTAAAGCGCCGTTGAGATCCTCTCCTTCAACGGTGCGCCTTGCGCTTTCAGCTTCTCCCCGAACCGGGCGAGAACCGGCATCCTCGCCTCATCGTTCCAGCCCTTGATGATTTTCGATGACAATCACCCATCACTCCATCCTGTTTCCCTTTTTGGAGTCCACAAATCAGCTTGTTTGGAATGGGATTGAGCGGCGAATTTCATTAAACTTAGTATAACAAAGTTGTCAAAAACATAAAGCCCCCAAAACAGGTTTTCTCACGATCAGCGTTAACCGTTAAGGCCGAGTTTACGCTTGGCCGGTATACTCAAGGCTTAGAAGATTCGCCGCTCCCCGCTCTCCCCTCTTATGGCGTGCTGACCTTTTCACGGATCCGTCACCCGTTGGTTTAATCGCCTTCTTTACACGAGGAATGGAAAGATTTAAGAAGGGTTCTGTCCTCATAGTTCGATCGTCGTAAACAAGGTTTACGGGGAGGTGAACGTCGCATGTCTGAGGAAACCGCTGAAAGTGGGAAACCAGTTGAAAGGGTCTCCGCGAGGCCGAGGTCTCCGATACCGCCCGACACGATCCTGATCGGGAAGAAGCCTGTGATGAGCTACGCCACCGCCGTGATGATGCATTTCACCGGTGGGGCGAAGGAGCTTACAGTGAAGGCCAGGGGTCGGGCGATCAGCAGGGCCGTCGACGTGATCGAGGTCGTGAGACGTAGATTCTTCGGCGGCAAGCTGTCCGTCAGAGACGTCTCCATCGGAACCGAAACCGTTGGAGAGGGCGGAGACGCTAGAAACGTTTCAACGATAGAGATTAAAGTCGAGAAAGTCGATTAAACGCCCTTCCAAAAACGAGGCGTTAAGAAGCCCCTTTCTTTTCTTTTCCATTCTTTAACCAACACACATCTTTCTCCACTAAAGTCTTCATCCCAACAAAAGCGTAAATCGCCATCTTTTTATCCAGAGAACCAGTAATCTTAGGCGATTTACCCGGGAAGGTTGAAGTGTTGGGCTTCAAGGTGAGGGACCTCGCTTTAAGTGAGGAGGGCTTGAAGGCGATTCAGTGGGCTGAGTCTAGGATGCCAGTTTTAGCGGAGGTTAAACGGGAGTTTACGCGTGAAAGGCCCCTGAGAGGCTTGAGGGTTGGGGCATGTCTGCACGTCACGAAGGAAACCGGAGCCTTGATGAGGGCTCTGAAGGCGGGGGGCGCAGAGGTGGCGTTATGTGGTTCGAATCCCCTTTCAACGCAGGATCCGGTCGCGGCGGCGCTGGCTGGGGAGGGTGTGAATGTGTACGCGTGGAGGGGTCAAACCGCCGAGGAATACTATGAGTGTATTAGGCTTACGCTTGAGCATGGTCCTGAGGTTACGTTGGACGACGGGGCCGACTTGGTGACCACGCTGCACAGGGAGGGCGATAGCCGGTTGAACGCCGTTTACGGGGGGACTGAGGAAACCACTACAGGGGTGATTAGGTTGAGGGCCCTCTCGGCTCAGGGGGCGTTAAAGTATCCAATCATCGCTGTGAACGACGCTCAGAGTAAAAGCCTATTCGACAACCCCCTGGGCACGGGGCAGTCCGCTTTGGACGGCGTAATCAGGGCGACGAACATCCTCATCGCCGGCAAGGAGGTTGTGGTGGCCGGGTATGGGAGGGTTGGCTCAGGCATAGCGGAGAGGGCTAAGGGCCTGGGAGCCAAGGTCACCGTCGTGGAATGTGACCCCATCAAGGCCTTGAAGGCCGCGATGTCAGGTTACCAGGTGACATGCATGGATGAAGCCGCCTCCTACGGGGACCTGTTCATAACAGCCACGGGGGACGTGAACGTCATTAGAGGGAGGCATTTCCAGGCGATGAAGGACGGCGCCATCCTGGCGAACGCCGGGCACTTCGACGTGGAGATCAGTAAACCAGAGTTGAAGTCGTCCTCCGTGAAGGTTGAGAGGATTTCGCCATGCGTGGAAGCCTACACTATGAAGGATGGGAGGAGGCTTTACCTGCTGGCTGAGGGTAGGCTTGTCAACCTGGCTTGTGGGGAAGGCCACCCCAGCGACGTCATGGACCTCTCCTTCGCGTTGCAAGCGTTGAGCGTAAGGTACATTGTCGAGAACAGGGGTCGTCTGCCAATCGATGTTCTAGAAGTTCCGGCGGAGATTGATCAAAGGGTGGCGCGTTTGAAGCTTTCCACGATGGGTGTGAAGCTGGAAACCCTGACGGAGGAGCAGAGGAGATACCTGTCCAGCTGGGAGCTGGGAACCATCTAACCCAACCGTCCAATAAGGGGTTTCGAAGCGGGTTATTCTTTAATGAATGGTCTGGTAGCTTTCTCCATCCTGGAGAGGATTTCCTCCGCCACCTGAAGGGGGGTGTTTCTCATGCCGCAGTCAGGGTGTAGGAAGACGATTTTCCCACCGCCTACTTTGCTTGTCAAGGCTTCAACCCTGCTTTTAACGGCGTCTACGCTGTCTACCTCCTCGATGGATGTAGGGGTCACCGAAACGCATCCAACTCCCAGCCTCTTATCATACGGCTCCAAGACGCGTTTTAAGGGTAGGCTGAGGTTCCTCTTCTCCACGGGGCCGCTGAACGCCAAGCTGAGGTTTTTAACCTCAAGCTTCGCCAGTTCAACCTTCAACCCAGGCATCTTGGTTAGGTCGCCGCAGATGTGGACGGTAAGCCTTCCCTTGTCGGAGTCGGAGACCTCCAGTCTCCGAGCTAACTCGTTTAAATATTGAACGCTTTTAACAGGGTTTTGAAAGCCCGCTGAGACCCCAGGCTCATCCACTTGGAGCCACGCGCCCTCAGCGAGGGGGATGGAGGCCAAGGGGGCTAAGGCGTCGATTAAATCCTCGTATAGGTCTTCATCCAATGGGCCTCGATATCCGGAGACCCCAGCGGCGGCGCAGCTCACCCCTAGGGTGACGGGGCCGGTTACAGCCACCTTCACCTCCGCGTCCGCCGCCCCTAGCTTCCTCATCAACTCTCTGGCCTTCAGGAAATCCCTGATCTTATAGGATTCGTAGGGGTTTTTCATGGGCTTTATTCTACCCGTAACCCTGAGCCCTCTAGGAGTTGAGCCTAGGCCTGGAATCTGGTTGAAGTATTGTATCATGTTGAAGCGTTGCTCGCCGTCGGATAGGATGTGGATTCCATGTTTAAGCTGCAGTTTCAAGGCGGCTTCGATGGCTTGATCTAGGTCTCCGCCCAGCCTGGGGAGGCTTCCGATGATGGTTCTCTTCAAGGCGTCGCCTCCTTTCTAGGGGGTTGTTCTGAACGGGAACATGTAGGCGAAGCCCACTAAGACGGCGACGCAGTAGGCGATGAGGATGATTCGATGGGGTTTCTGGTCTAGGAACAGGTAGGCTGTGGCGAGGCATACGCTGGGAACCGTGTTTAGGAAGTAGAAGATGTACATGATTCTATGCCCTATGAGGGACATGGGGTAGAAGGGAAGGTAGGTGAAGATGAACCAGGCGAGGGAGAAGAGGGCGACTTGGCTTCTAGACTCATACCAAGCGTACGCGGCGTAGATTATGGAGGGTATGGTCAGGTAGAGGATGAGGGGGTTTATAGCGCCTTTGAACAGGATGGAGGGGTATGTTCTGGTCAGCTCATGGTCCGCGTACACGTTCACATCCACCCTGAGGTATGGGATTTCAACCTTGTTGATCAGCCATTCCCATGGATAGCTCCAGATCTCCCCGGGCTGTCGGGGCGATGTGACCTTCAAAGCTCCAGTGTACTGGTAGATGAAGGCCATGTGTTCGAAGGGGCTTTGATATCCGACCCAAAGTCGATCCACGACGGTGAGTATGATCAACCCCGCGGCGATGTAGGTTAACGCGTATTTTTCCAGCCATGAGAGGACGGCTTTCCAATCGGTTTCCCTCCGCTGGGTGATGGCTTTAGCCAGGTGGAACGCGACGATCGCGGCGAACCCGTATAGGCCTCCAAGCTTGCACAGCGTGCTGAGGGCCATGGAGAAGGCGCTGAGGTAGTGGTTGTCTGTGAAGTAGAGGTAGAAGCCCAGCAGCATGAAGGTTAACATGAATATGTCCAGGGTGGCGATGCGGCTGTGCACATAGACCAGGTTGTCGAACGCGAACAGATAGGTGGTGAACAACGCCAAGCCGCTTCGACCAGACATCTTCTTCACCAGCAGGTAGAGGATGAGGATGGAGGCGACTCCGAACACGACGCTGGGTACCCTCCACCCATAGGCGTTGTCCCCGAACGCCGCCATGGACAACGCGATCAAACCCTTACCGATGAACGGGTGCTCATGGTTTGGGTCCAAGCCTAGGGGGGCGTTCTCGTAGACGTCTGGGTCGTGGGGGAGCCTCAAAATGATCCGGGCCACGTTCACATAGTATTTCTCGTCGAAGATGAGGGAGCCCAGCGGTCTATCCAGCCATAGAACCCTCAACGCCGCCGAGGCTAACAGCAGGTATAGAAAAGCCCTGTCATACAGGTTCTGGGATGGGTCTAAGCCCATCCTCCGCAAAAAGCTGTTCAACCCCTTAACCTCCTCACCCTCCACCTCCAAACGGCGAAGAGAGCCAACGCCAACCCGGCTAGGACCGCTGAGACCGCGCGCCAATCACCAGCCCGGTTGAGGTTTGAAGCTTCCCCCATCACGGTCACGACCTCCGTTACCGTTAAGGTCACCGCCGCTACCACGTTTAAGCCGGGCCTCACCTCAACGACTTGATGATACTCCACCAACGCTCCTTCCTCGCTTACCATGTAGACGACTAGAACGAAGGCGGGGTGAAATCCTGGGGTGGCGTTGTCGGGCACTTTGAAATGTATGCTGTAGGAAACGGAGTATCCGGGGTTCATTAACCGCTCTAATTCGCTTCCACCGCCATACAGGTATGTGTCTTCGCCCATCCAGTCGAGTCGAACTCCTACAAACTTCAGCGTTAACGGTTGGTTCCACAGGCTCCTAACGTTGACGACGATGTTGGCTTCGCCTCCCTGGACGGGGTTGTCCACTCCCCAAGCGACCTCAACGCTTACATGGCTTGCCCCATGTGTGGGAGGCGGCTTGGCGGAGGTGAGGACCGCTGAGAAGAGGAGGGTTAACGTTACCGCCGACATTGTTAAGGTTTTCCGCATCGAATGGGCCTCCTAGGTTTCCACCCGCTCCAGTAGCTTTTGAGCCCAACGCTTCACCTTATCGGGGTAGAGCATATAAATGAATAGCCCCAGCCAGATGACCTGCCTGGCCGCGGAGAACCATTGAACCGGGCTTGAGGCGATGAGCGGGTTTCCGAGGTTTAGCTCCGGTGTAAACCAGAGGACGATGATCAAGGCGTTGAACACCTCGGCGGCGTACATGGCCGCTAATGGAATGCTGGGAAGCAGCACGAACAGGGGGAGGAGGATTAAGGCCATTTGAGGCGTGACGACGTAGTTGCCGAAAAGCCAGGCTACGTTCATGAGGAAAACCCTGGTGATCACCCTCTCCTCATTCGACCCGTAGGTTCTTTTACCTGAATCCGCTAGGCCCTTGTAGACAAGGTAGAGGAGGACGGCTAACGCCGCGTAGTGGGCGTTTGGGTCCATTTGGTTGAAGAAGAAGATAAGCCATGAGTCCTCTATGCCCCATTGCGCGTGATACCTCCAGGTGTCGAACCAACGGTTGAAGTTGGCGAGGATGAAGGGCATGTTCAACGCGAAGAAGACTGCGAGGGGTGTGGCGAGGCGCTTCAACCGTTGAGGCCAAGTCTTCTCCTCAACCATGAACACTGGGACGAGCATGGCTGGGAAGAGTTTAGCGGCCATTCCGAAGCCGACGCTGACATCGGCCTTCCCCTTCTCACCTTTGAGAAAGTAGTGTAGGGCGAGGGTTGAGAAGAAGACGGCGATGATGTCCCAGTTGTAGGTGACGAACATCAGGTAGGATGGCATGACTAGGAAGCATTTCCACATCCTTGAGACTTGGCCTTTCACCCTCTCCACGATCCGGTAGAGGGTGATGATGGTCCCCATCGTGAACGCGTAGAGTATGAGGTTCATTAACAGCGTGTAGTATGCCATGGCTTGGGAGAAGTTGGTGACCCAGGCTCGAACTGAGGAGCAGAGATAGACGAACACGCCCACCAATACGGGGTATTCGAACGTGAAATCGTAGTAGGGGATGAGGTGGGGGCCTTGTCCAACGCCCTCTCGGTAGAATACGCTGGCTATGTCCGTGTAGTGGCTGGGCATCAAGCCGGGCAGATGCTCCCAGACGCTGAACACGTATATGAGCGTCGCGGCCAAGAGTATGTCCCTAAGTTGACGTGGAATGTTTGGCAGGCTCAACATTTTCAACCTGAACCATAAACACTACGTTAACACATATATTGCTTTCAGGTTTTAAGCTTCGATTCTAAAAGCGTTCATCATCCTCGTCTTTTTAACGCCTTAAACGATGCATTAACGCTGAAATGTTTTATAATGCGACTTCACGGATGTGTTGCCTAAGTCTTCAGCCGAGCAACGGCGAATAGCATGCTCCTTTTTTTCACGGCGGGATTTCTGGAGGATATGTGGACGACTCCTTTGAAGGGAGATTTCACAACATCGAGTAAGTTTCCTTCCAGATCTCTTACCTCTCCAAGCGTTACGCCTTTATCCACAGTTGTTCCCGGATCTTTGAAACGTGTGAACCATCCATGCCATTTCGACTGGATAACCGTGAGATCGCGGAGCTCTAATGGCTTTGAAGAGTATACTTTTCCTTTTATCATCCCAATCTGTTTCATCACGTTGACTACTCCGTCCGTCAACGCCTTGACGCAAGTTTCATGTATTTCTCCTTCCCCGCCGGCTTCGGCGATGATCGTGGCTACGCCTTTTTTAGAAGCTTCGTATAGCATTGTGCCAACTGGGCCTTTCCAAACTTTCCGTTCTACGTATATGGTTGATGCGTCTAATATGTACTTCATTCTAAAAGCCTGAGCCATGTTTTTGGAGATATTGTCCGTATCCCTGTTTCCAACCCTCGTGAACCAGCAGACCGTGTTTGATACGGTTTCGTTGACTTCTCCGCTGTGGAGGTCGATCGCGTAATCTCCTTCTAAAACCATGTCCATCACCGTTCGCGCTATATTGTAGCTGATCGATTCGCCCGTATGGCCTGGAAACGCTGTGAAGATTTCCAATTGGTCTATCGGGCATACTGTTTCAGCTCTTTCATAGAACCCTGAGAAATTGACGACTGGTATGATCCTTAGGATGCCTGATATTTTCGATGGGGAAATTCGCATGAGCCGTCGAGCTGCTTCGATGCAATCATACTCATCGGCGTGAACTCCCGCGGTGACCGTGAGGGTCGGCCCCTTTTTTAACCCTTTTATGGTCGCGTAGGGTATTGTCGTCTTTTTCCCCGTTCTCGGTTGCTCAACGCGTATCTCTCTGAGCAATCTACGTCTCCTGAGTTTACCTGGAGTTGTCTTCAAATCTTCATCCTCATATGAAAGGTTTTTTCGAGGCCTCTTTTGTTTCGGTTCCTTATCGATCCTCCTAACATACGTAGGGAAGTTTTATATATAATGTGCAGTGTAACCTAGTCGTTCGGAGAAAACGACTGGATATGACTGAAGAAATCGTCTTTGTGAGAAGAGCTACTGGTCTGGTTCGTCAAATCGGTGTTCTCTCGGTGATGAGCATCTGTTTCGTGTTCACTTTTCTAGGCGCTCACATTACCCCCTTCTACGCGATCCTTGAGTATCCTGGATCTAACGTGCCTCTGACATACGTGTTGGCTCCGATCATGATGATGTGGAGTATGTTCAGCGCCATGTTTCTGGTCGGCGCCATGCCGAGAACCAGCAACGACTACGTAGCGGTGTCGAGGACCCTTCATCCCATACTCGCGTACATGGGGAGCATTGGAATGTTCCTCGCGATTGTCCCATGGGTCGCTGGAGCAACGATGTTCGGCCTCCTATTACTTGGAAACGGTTTCTCAACGATAGGGCAGGCGGTCGGCAACGCAGGTTGGATTGACATCGGCACCCTTCTCGTAGCCAATCAACCAGCGATATTCGCGTTGATCTTAATCGCGATAGTCATCTACTTCATCATAAGCGTTCTCGGCCTCAACGTAACGACCAAGGTAATTAACGCCGTATTCATATTCTACATAATCGGTATGGCGTTAGGCTTGATAGTTTTCGCGTGGTACGCCGCTCAAGGCCCAGCCGCAGTCGCGGCCTCCTACGACGCGTCGTTTGGGACAGGGGCTTGGAAAGAGGTTGAGCGGGTCGCCATGGCCAATGGTTGGAGCGACATGGTGAAGGAGGCTACTGGGGACTCGTCGATCTGGGGGTGGCCGGGTCCATGGCTTTGGGGCGCTACTGGGCTTGCCTTGATTCCCGCCGCCTTCGCCGTATGGGGATATGAGATTGCTAACGTGGCTGGTGGTGAGATTAAGGAGCCGTTGAAAAGCTATCCGATAGGCGCTGGCTTAGCGTTTCTCGTCATGAGCATCTTCATGATCGCGTACAACGCGTTGGTGTTCTGGGGCTATGGGTCCTTCATCTCCCAGTTCTCGTACGTGATGATAAATGGGTTCTCGGATCAGCTGACGATGTCGCCTGTGGTTCAGCCCTCACTGAGCTTTTTCGCCGTCGCGCCTTTCGCGAAGAGCTCGCCGATCCTCGCCTTCATCGTGATGCTTTCAATTTCAGCGGCTTGGCTGGCTGTTCCCATAATCTATCTCCTGATCTTGTCCAGGATGATGCTTGCTTGGTCCTTTGACAGGTTTGGGCCAGGCTTCTTCGCTTCTGTGAATGATCGGTTCCATACTCCTCACTGGTCCCTTCTCATCGTTTCGATTATCGGGGCGCTTTACGCCTACGCGTT is a genomic window containing:
- the ahcY gene encoding adenosylhomocysteinase; amino-acid sequence: MGFKVRDLALSEEGLKAIQWAESRMPVLAEVKREFTRERPLRGLRVGACLHVTKETGALMRALKAGGAEVALCGSNPLSTQDPVAAALAGEGVNVYAWRGQTAEEYYECIRLTLEHGPEVTLDDGADLVTTLHREGDSRLNAVYGGTEETTTGVIRLRALSAQGALKYPIIAVNDAQSKSLFDNPLGTGQSALDGVIRATNILIAGKEVVVAGYGRVGSGIAERAKGLGAKVTVVECDPIKALKAAMSGYQVTCMDEAASYGDLFITATGDVNVIRGRHFQAMKDGAILANAGHFDVEISKPELKSSSVKVERISPCVEAYTMKDGRRLYLLAEGRLVNLACGEGHPSDVMDLSFALQALSVRYIVENRGRLPIDVLEVPAEIDQRVARLKLSTMGVKLETLTEEQRRYLSSWELGTI
- a CDS encoding APC family permease — encoded protein: MTEEIVFVRRATGLVRQIGVLSVMSICFVFTFLGAHITPFYAILEYPGSNVPLTYVLAPIMMMWSMFSAMFLVGAMPRTSNDYVAVSRTLHPILAYMGSIGMFLAIVPWVAGATMFGLLLLGNGFSTIGQAVGNAGWIDIGTLLVANQPAIFALILIAIVIYFIISVLGLNVTTKVINAVFIFYIIGMALGLIVFAWYAAQGPAAVAASYDASFGTGAWKEVERVAMANGWSDMVKEATGDSSIWGWPGPWLWGATGLALIPAAFAVWGYEIANVAGGEIKEPLKSYPIGAGLAFLVMSIFMIAYNALVFWGYGSFISQFSYVMINGFSDQLTMSPVVQPSLSFFAVAPFAKSSPILAFIVMLSISAAWLAVPIIYLLILSRMMLAWSFDRFGPGFFASVNDRFHTPHWSLLIVSIIGALYAYAFVYAPYITLLNSLPGALIRYLLLSMACMILPFARPEIFERGFTWKVGKVPLATIVGAISTVMLTFLIVVNFTLLANDWPSIFYQVGWISFAALVFIAYWAYNKSKGIDVAAIWKEIPPA
- the albA gene encoding DNA-binding protein Alba, with the translated sequence MSEETAESGKPVERVSARPRSPIPPDTILIGKKPVMSYATAVMMHFTGGAKELTVKARGRAISRAVDVIEVVRRRFFGGKLSVRDVSIGTETVGEGGDARNVSTIEIKVEKVD
- a CDS encoding Snf7 family protein yields the protein MAVISFLRKLGEKIKPTPLREKIAQAIFRLEEQRETLDHMASKLQQRDREMFHRCISAQLAKDESHAKVYANECAEIRKIAKIVLTSQLALERVILRLQTIESFGEVLVHVSPVIDVVRETKDKIAGIVPEVAVELDQINTMLQDMSLEAGEVEDHPSLEASISEEASQVLKESSIVAEEMMKEKFPEPKAETVKGKVKGFIVVPEGGGGNALEDLVYAYIKDHEGKISLSKCARELGTTPYMVRKAVNRLAQEGKIELNRKEEV
- a CDS encoding succinylglutamate desuccinylase/aspartoacylase family protein, with translation MKTTPGKLRRRRLLREIRVEQPRTGKKTTIPYATIKGLKKGPTLTVTAGVHADEYDCIEAARRLMRISPSKISGILRIIPVVNFSGFYERAETVCPIDQLEIFTAFPGHTGESISYNIARTVMDMVLEGDYAIDLHSGEVNETVSNTVCWFTRVGNRDTDNISKNMAQAFRMKYILDASTIYVERKVWKGPVGTMLYEASKKGVATIIAEAGGEGEIHETCVKALTDGVVNVMKQIGMIKGKVYSSKPLELRDLTVIQSKWHGWFTRFKDPGTTVDKGVTLGEVRDLEGNLLDVVKSPFKGVVHISSRNPAVKKRSMLFAVARLKT
- a CDS encoding glycosyltransferase family 39 protein; the protein is MNSFLRRMGLDPSQNLYDRAFLYLLLASAALRVLWLDRPLGSLIFDEKYYVNVARIILRLPHDPDVYENAPLGLDPNHEHPFIGKGLIALSMAAFGDNAYGWRVPSVVFGVASILILYLLVKKMSGRSGLALFTTYLFAFDNLVYVHSRIATLDIFMLTFMLLGFYLYFTDNHYLSAFSMALSTLCKLGGLYGFAAIVAFHLAKAITQRRETDWKAVLSWLEKYALTYIAAGLIILTVVDRLWVGYQSPFEHMAFIYQYTGALKVTSPRQPGEIWSYPWEWLINKVEIPYLRVDVNVYADHELTRTYPSILFKGAINPLILYLTIPSIIYAAYAWYESRSQVALFSLAWFIFTYLPFYPMSLIGHRIMYIFYFLNTVPSVCLATAYLFLDQKPHRIILIAYCVAVLVGFAYMFPFRTTP
- a CDS encoding CdvA-like protein, whose protein sequence is MKAEKVRELIGKQIYDMHERPIGRIVGYYANTKNIATSVEVELSNGDFFNCPISQISLDEDHVNYIHPWEFEANGLKQQFDLVSRRIKALDELFRNGDIEKELYEELKTQHTSAIEELQEQKNVLVESLNERNKTLEGQIKELEIFLANSKMQHMSGEINDKHYQVIYDAVNNGFKRILSEKKFLTEVLNFLSSADLSEEPNWEDPKHLMEDKIPDMVYVKTKENA
- a CDS encoding Snf7 family protein, whose protein sequence is MSSKIIKGWNDEARMPVLARFGEKLKAQGAPLKERISTALYRLKIQKNKLETLTARIQSQDQRLFKKCVDSQLSRDRARAVMYANECAELRKMVRTALSCQLALDKVILRLETVKQFGDIAAMMTPVASVIRSIKDQISGLMPEVSFELNDICRSLDEIAVEFGEAVGVEEPTVAEGEEAEKIIREAAAVAEQTLKERFPELPQPARLMEESQ